Proteins encoded by one window of Candidatus Sumerlaea chitinivorans:
- a CDS encoding UDP-N-acetylglucosamine--N-acetylmuramyl-(pentapeptide) pyrophosphoryl-undecaprenol N-acetylglucosamine transferase yields the protein MRVLIAAGGTGGHILPAIAVGSVLSGRRITVDYLCGERDVELALYRQHNLQPLVVPARQLGQGLGGKLRGFGAAMSNVVRCARLIHSRQYAVVVGMGGYVAGPALAAALCLRRPTLVHEANSVIGKTNRLLAPFVSRLAVNFESCVVGSRVHRNTVVVGMPIRSWLLNGSRSEACRIFDLDATKKTLLVVGGSQGARRLYEILLETLPLLDGPDVANLQILWSGGTANFEWVAQRLKAINLRYLQVRLIPYIEHMEHALAVADAAIARAGASTIAELLAAGIYALYVPLPSAIYDHQRLNAEQVVRAGAGRMVLESELTPERLSAEVRELFAGAVADRSNVARLGELHRRAAERLAEEIVSLAK from the coding sequence AATCGCAGTTGGAAGCGTACTGAGTGGGCGTAGAATCACCGTGGACTACCTCTGCGGGGAACGTGACGTGGAACTCGCCCTATATCGCCAGCACAATCTTCAACCCTTGGTTGTACCGGCTCGCCAATTGGGACAAGGCTTGGGTGGTAAGCTGCGTGGGTTTGGCGCAGCGATGTCGAACGTTGTGCGTTGTGCTCGTCTGATACACAGTCGGCAGTATGCAGTCGTGGTAGGGATGGGGGGGTACGTCGCTGGTCCGGCCCTTGCGGCCGCACTCTGCCTACGGCGTCCTACCCTCGTTCACGAAGCGAATAGCGTGATAGGCAAGACAAATCGATTACTCGCCCCATTCGTCTCTCGGCTTGCGGTAAATTTCGAATCGTGTGTCGTGGGTTCCCGTGTCCATCGAAACACAGTGGTCGTTGGGATGCCGATTCGCTCGTGGCTTTTGAATGGCTCCCGGAGCGAAGCTTGTCGCATCTTTGACCTCGACGCCACCAAGAAGACGTTACTGGTGGTTGGTGGGAGTCAGGGGGCAAGGCGGCTGTATGAAATCCTGCTTGAAACGTTGCCGTTACTTGATGGTCCCGACGTCGCGAATCTCCAGATCCTTTGGAGTGGGGGAACCGCGAATTTTGAGTGGGTTGCACAGCGCTTGAAGGCAATCAATTTGCGTTATCTTCAGGTGCGTCTAATTCCCTACATTGAGCACATGGAACACGCATTAGCTGTGGCGGATGCGGCCATAGCTCGTGCCGGCGCAAGTACGATTGCTGAGCTCTTGGCTGCTGGGATTTATGCCCTTTATGTCCCGCTGCCTTCCGCAATTTACGACCACCAACGTCTAAACGCGGAGCAGGTTGTGCGTGCTGGGGCTGGCCGGATGGTGCTGGAAAGCGAACTCACGCCAGAGCGCTTGAGTGCCGAGGTTCGCGAGCTCTTCGCTGGAGCTGTTGCTGATCGTAGCAACGTTGCACGGCTGGGTGAACTTCATCGTCGTGCCGCTGAACGACTTGCGGAGGAAATTGTGTCTCTCGCAAAATAA